The nucleotide sequence GTAACTGATTAATGCAGGATTTGCTACCTTGTATTAGACTAAACTAGTTTTAGCTAAAGTGGCAACAGAGCAAATTTATTATGTGATTAATTTCATTGTCAGACACATGTCAGGTTTCTTAGGTGTCTCTTACCCTATGGCCCCAGTCTCCATTATCCATTTGTAGAAGAATAGCAGCTTGGTCAGAACCAAAATAGAGAGGGAACGAATGAGGATCGGCTCACTTTGATTTCACCTGTGAGAAAACAGTGATATTAACATGAGCTGTTAATATCTTCATATGCAGAACAAGACGGACACAGTCATGTACGCTAGGTTAAATGAGGTTTTTCAGTACAGACTTAAGCATCTGTGTGCATGCCTTGATTTATTTGAGTAAGGGTAAGCGTAAATAAACAGAGTGTGCTAAAGATTTGAGTggtgttatttttaatgtgaCTTTACCCTCTTACTGTGAAGTCAGCAGCCTGGGATGTTAGTAGATGTTGGGACTCTTGTGATAAGATTTTATAAAATTTGCATTCAGGAACAGGTGGAGCTGAAGCTCTGAACCTTAATCCCAAAGCCAACATGGGAGTGAAGTGCTTTGTGTGCTCAGCACAAGTCTGAATTTCTAAGTAtggattttatttaatttaaagaaaataatctCAAAAGCCATTTTAGATAAACACAAGATTACAGGCTTTTGTTTTAGCCTCCACAGTTACTCGTGATAGTTGATATACCTTACTAATCTGGCTGTTCTTTTGGAAATTCTGACATTATTCTTTTTTACATAGTTCTCCAGCTGTAACCAATCAAGGGTCAAGAATAACAGAAAAGGGAATATATGAATTCCTTTTTGAATATATGAATGCGCTATCAAAACAGTAATGTCCTTAAACCATCATTAAAGTAACATGATCAACTGGGGATTAAAGAAATACAAATGATAATAACAGTGTTACCAGATGTCACTATACAGTGATTCATTGATATTACTACCAGTGTAGTAAAACAATTTGCACTGTtgcagggtgagatggaggaagaTGACCTGCTATGGCAACCTCCAAAGGGAGGAGCCAAAAAAGGAAAtgcttataaacacacacacacacacacacaatatatatatatacacacattatatatatgtatatatatatatatatatatatatgtatgtgtgtgtgtgtgtgtgtgttaatttaaaggaaattgccaatttaaaataataaggcACTACTATCCACTTTCCCTACTTGTGTACCACAAGGAGACACTTAGAGTATCTGCATATTTCTGTATACTTAAAGTAATACAGCAAGTATAAGTAAGCCAATATTCTAAGTAAGAGAGTAATTGATGTAAATTATACTCGCAGAATTTGGTTTTATGATCTGATATTTCATCTGTAGGCAAATAACTTACGCGGTACAGTCCTCATTCTTAATTTCCTTTTAGCAACCCTTAGTACTCCCCATCTCATTTGTTATgctactataatgtggcaggtTGCAGAGCAGCAAATACAAGGCTTGGTTGTATCAACCGCTGCTTCCCTGTTTTAAATGCTTCCTGCTGTTTAAATATAAACTTAACATTTCACGTTTCAAAGCATGTAAGTCGGGACTAAATAGCAGAAACCACAAAAGCACTCAACTTGAAACTTAAACCTGGCGCTGATAAACACCCTATATAAACCTGCCCACACAGACATGTTTTACTTACAACATTTAACTAAGGTGTATTGGTGCACTGCATGCTAGTGAAGCCAGCTAACCAATGTTTCTTTAATATCCAGTCGACAGTGCCTTTGCAGTATTTGCTGCCAACTGGCTAATGAGCTGCTACAGCAAGCCCCGAAGTGCATTTTAAAGTTCAGTACCGCTACTACATCACAAACCCAACTCGGATACACAGAGCTGTGTGGCGTGAATCACAATGAAAGCATACAGCCCGCTAATCTAGCTAATTGCTAGCTTCTGGCTAGCAAGCTAACGCAGCTAGCATCCCATTAGCTGCTCTTACTACTAAGGTTAACGCCAGGGTCTTAGCAGGACCGAGCAGTGAGTGACACATGAGCTAAAACCATGCCTTACCTGCTCTCTTTCGTGCGTacttgtgtgtttatttttattcagcGGCAGTAGCCTGTGGCTGGTGTCTAACGGTGCAGCTTGAGAGTTACTGATGTTTACCGCTGGTCGCACCGGGTAGCTGTGCTCGGCTCCGGGCTGCACCAAAACTGCGCACACAAGGAGGAtcaaggaggagaaggagggagtTCCTGGTGCAGCTGCAGGCACCTCTCAGTGAATCACACTCACACATAAACGCATGGTCGTTTTATTATCGTCATGCAGCTTGTGTTACAACAGAAATGCGATTCAATCACACTGAAGAAATGCAGGAAGCCTTCAATAATTGCTTACTATCTTAATTGTACAGTTTTTTTGAAGTGTCTGCATGTTCTCTACAAAAGCAGGAGCACTTGGAGCATTAGCATAACAAGAAACGATGAAAAGTCTTTAGGTCAGGTGGCTTTCTTTGTGCCACTTCTGGCATTTTGCTGCAAGATGATGAACTCCAGAATGAGTTTGGCTGTCCGAGAAGGCCTCTCCATCACCACAGAGTGTCCGCAGTTCTCCAGCAGGTCCACTCTGCATCCAGGCAAGGTCTCTGCAATCACTGCCGCTCCAGAGACATCCACCACCTGAGCAAATGCAGAATGATTACTAGTATGTCTATGACAGGGATGCCAAACTGACTTTACACTgctcactttgatcttaagtggtgtggaccagtgaaactcttctttctgtcagtgtaaagaagtttatcTATGCATTTAATCCAAGAGGAAAAAATATATCTCAACAacatgtctctttttttctatatGATAAAGAAACACTGctgtaataaatgaaataaatctgtCTGCACAACTCTTTAGACTCtttaagtaaataataaatgtgtaaattcacagaaaaaataacGGTAGTTCATTGCTCAAAATATCCTGTAACTATAAAAAGAGTTTGTATGTGAatccattaaaagaaaaaccaaaatttTCTACCATATATAgtgggaaaaaagtgtaatcaTTTATGTACTTGGAGGATTTGCTGAGTCATTGTGTTAGTTTACCTGGTCTTGTTTGCCCCATATCACTTGTAAAGGTGTGGTTATTAGATGCAAGTGGTCCTGTAAGGCGTATCTTGATTTCTCACCTACAATCTCcataaaaactaaagaaaaagagAACTTACTGGAATTTTTCCACTAAATTGGAAAATACTGAAATATTTCAGTACAAAGTGAACTGACCTTCTTGGTAAAATGTGTTGTGAGGCTCTCGGACATCTACCAGGCCTTGAAGGATCTAATCAGCGAAAAAGTAGCTTTAACAAAAAGTTCACAAAATAAGCCAAGCTTTGAATAACAAAGCAATTCAGTAAGATGGTTACTACTCTGTATTTGATTGCAAATTATTAGCGCAtaaaacgaaacaaaaaaatgtatacTTGAAATGAAGGCCTGACCTGCTGAGGAATTTTAAAGCGAACATGGGAGCACAGTTTGAACATATCCTCCATCTCCTCGGGTGTAGTGGGGATCAGCGGGATGTTCAGGGTGTAATTGCTGTGCTCCAGGTCCTGCACATGATTGTCAAACTTGGTCTCACACGGATGTCTTATTCCTGCAGAATAAAATGATGATTTTGGACACGAAATTAATTTCATGCTCTGTATTAATCGGTTTGCTATTAAAAGGCACTATTTAACCTCTGGAGAGCCCCCGTCCTAATACAGGGACAATAAATTGTGGCTTTCCTGAACCTTATCCTTTACTCTGTTCAATAACGTGATTTATATTTTGCTAAACAGTGACTTTATTGTGTCTTGGCATAACATAAACCCATTGTCCCCACATGGGGACatactttgaaaaaataattgTGATAAAAGTACTAATATTTGAATAATcccaaatataatatttatatataatataatttcaATCCCAAATAAACTCATAAAGCGTTTTTACAAACCTGACAAGGAAATATTAACTCCAGCATTCCTGTTAATGCTATTTAAAGTTTTGATCTAAGTAATATTACTCTTTCGCAGTCCCAATCATTTAATGATGCCCCCTGGGAAAATTAATTGCATAACAGGTCCAATTACAGATCCAGTCTTAGGTGGGATGTAGGGTTTATATTAGTAATTAAATGAACATATTTTTttgtcatgaaaaaaaaaagtaacaaaataagcAACCTTCACATTTTCAGAGCCCATATCCTGCAGAATGAGGGATCACTTGGCCAACCAGTTGAGCAGCATTTCTCAGTGGCACTGTTGGTTAGCCTGACCCAAGCtacccccccacctcccccaCACAAAgacatacacactcacattccTCCTTAGGATAAATGGAAAACAACCATAAAAGAAACactttgtacattttaaataatcttCCTCATGTAAATACACTGACATTGTCAATATCTTGGTTTTTCATACATTGTTGCATTGTTGATATTCGGCTGAACAGTGAaatgtgtttaataaataaacttactTACATTAAAGTTCATACTCACTTGTGTTGAGTAATTGTGAAAACAGCATTAAGTTAAATCCACATATATCTGGCATGTCTTAATGTGTCTTTATGATGTTGAATTATGTTAATTTTATTAGCCAACTTGTCAAACTTTTAAAATATAGTATGGTATTAAACTAGTCCTATTTTGAACAAGAAAAGGAATAAAACTATTTTGTTAACCCACTGATTCTAAAAACTTTGGATTTTCTGTCTATATGTCTTATACATTTTAGGACCCTACTCTATTTCCAATTGATCACAGAGGTGAAGTCTTTAGTTGAAGCTCTTCCTACATCTAActtctttttctgttgttttggtAAGTTCCTTAATTTCTTTCTATCTGTCTATTAAGATATGTGAGTGcctgtttaaagtttaaaatattCACTCTTTCCTGCATCCAGCCTCTCTTTGGACAAAGCACAAAAGGCTCATTGATGGTGGTTTACACAGGAACACACGCAGGTTTGTTTCCATGACTTCAGAGGACAGTGTATTGACTTTCATTCCCTAAAGAATTACCACAACCCTAAGCACTGGTTGCTTAAACAAGTCTTCCCTCTAAAACGTACTCCCTTTTTCTCACCATATTAGAATTGAATCCCCACAAAGCGGCCTTGACAGCAGACTGATGTCATCACAGCATAGTACGACTGagctcacacatacacagacacacaaacacactgactgACCGTCTGGACAGATGAGAGTCATGCTACAGATTTCTGA is from Oreochromis niloticus isolate F11D_XX linkage group LG20, O_niloticus_UMD_NMBU, whole genome shotgun sequence and encodes:
- the abhd6b gene encoding monoacylglycerol lipase ABHD6b encodes the protein MAADLDVVNLCIIAGGTLAIPILAFLASFLLWPSALIKVYYWYWRRTLGLQVGYADCGGYRFCYSYRGKPGMRPSILMLHGFSAHKDTWLTVVKYLPKHLHIMCVDMPGHEGTTRTNTDDYSIQGQVKRIHQFVETIRLNRKQFHLVGTGMGGNVAGVYAACYPSEICSMTLICPDGIRHPCETKFDNHVQDLEHSNYTLNIPLIPTTPEEMEDMFKLCSHVRFKIPQQILQGLVDVREPHNTFYQEVFMEIVGEKSRYALQDHLHLITTPLQVIWGKQDQVVDVSGAAVIAETLPGCRVDLLENCGHSVVMERPSRTAKLILEFIILQQNARSGTKKAT